In Candidatus Omnitrophota bacterium, a single genomic region encodes these proteins:
- a CDS encoding VanZ family protein: MKIFKLWGPVVVWAGAIFYFSNIPDLKTNLEYDFFLRKLAHISEYFILTFFLYRAFKGSFNIDKLGLFIHPAAFSLIYAILDEIHQYFVVGRYCSSVDVLIDSIGIIGFYIFIKFKKGCSCLTK; the protein is encoded by the coding sequence GTGAAAATTTTCAAGTTATGGGGGCCGGTAGTAGTTTGGGCGGGAGCTATTTTTTATTTCTCGAATATTCCTGACTTAAAGACAAATCTTGAGTATGATTTTTTCTTAAGAAAACTAGCGCATATTAGCGAATATTTTATTTTAACTTTTTTTCTGTATAGGGCATTTAAGGGTTCATTCAATATAGATAAACTTGGCCTTTTTATACATCCGGCTGCTTTTTCGTTGATTTATGCTATATTGGATGAGATCCATCAGTATTTTGTTGTGGGTAGATATTGTTCCTCGGTCGATGTTTTGATTGATAGCATTGGAATCATCGGCTTCTATATTTTTATTAAATTCAAGAAAGGATGCTCATGTTTGACAAAATGA
- a CDS encoding YbaB/EbfC family nucleoid-associated protein, with translation MKGLFEMQKKMQEVKRELDNMSFDIQSSDGVVKITMNGSQEVKEVIIKDNLGESEKGRLNSSLKDTFNRAIKRSQEVAAQKMKDVTGFNIPGLT, from the coding sequence ATGAAGGGTTTGTTTGAGATGCAGAAGAAGATGCAGGAGGTAAAGCGGGAATTGGATAACATGAGTTTTGATATTCAAAGCTCGGATGGTGTGGTTAAAATTACCATGAATGGCTCTCAGGAAGTAAAAGAGGTCATAATTAAAGATAATCTCGGAGAATCAGAAAAAGGGCGCCTGAATAGTTCATTAAAAGATACCTTTAACCGCGCAATCAAGCGTTCGCAGGAAGTGGCGGCACAGAAAATGAAGGATGTTACTGGTTTCAATATACCGGGGCTTACATAA
- a CDS encoding YggT family protein, whose amino-acid sequence MFILSNFISAAANILEVLLTIIYWLVIIRALVSWVNPDPGNAIVQFLYKVTEPILEPIRRRLPLNFRFGIDISPIIVILAIMFLKSFLIKSLFDLSMWIRFK is encoded by the coding sequence ATGTTTATACTGTCTAATTTTATATCCGCAGCTGCCAACATCCTGGAAGTTTTGTTAACTATAATATACTGGTTAGTGATTATCCGGGCGTTGGTTAGTTGGGTAAATCCTGATCCGGGTAATGCTATTGTGCAGTTTCTTTATAAAGTAACCGAGCCGATTTTAGAACCGATAAGAAGGCGCCTGCCTTTAAATTTTAGGTTTGGAATCGACATTTCTCCCATAATTGTAATTCTTGCGATTATGTTCTTAAAATCATTTTTAATAAAATCACTTTTTGATTTAAGTATGTGGATAAGATTTAAATGA
- the purD gene encoding phosphoribosylamine--glycine ligase, with protein MRILVVGSGGREHALVWKISQSKLVDKIFCAPGNGGISQLSECIDIKAEDVFGLLKFAQKEKIDLTVVGPEVALSLGIVDEFEKAHLAIFGPNKLAANLEASKIFSKELMAKYKVPTANFKIFDSADEAKKYIEKIGAPCVVKADGLAAGKGVVVAKTVDEAKDAVTAMMQDKVFGDAGKRIIIEECLTGQEASILVITDSKEVVALASAQDHKRVFDNDQGPNTGGMGAYSPASIVTADLFKEIMKKIIYPTIDGLAKEGIDYRGVLYAGVMLTKDGLKTLEFNVRFGDPETEAILPRLKSDLVEVMLATSQGKLSKIRTLEWDSRACVCVVCVSAGYPGNYTKDKEISGLDQAAKLDDVIVFHAGTKKVGNKIVTSGGRVLGVTGLGATIKDAINRTYAAVEKINFEGMHFRKDIGSKAVKF; from the coding sequence ATGCGGATTTTAGTAGTAGGCTCTGGTGGCAGAGAGCATGCGTTAGTCTGGAAGATTAGCCAATCAAAATTAGTGGATAAGATTTTCTGCGCTCCCGGTAATGGCGGGATCAGCCAGCTTTCCGAATGCATTGATATAAAAGCTGAAGATGTGTTTGGTCTACTTAAATTTGCGCAAAAAGAAAAAATTGATTTGACCGTAGTCGGGCCGGAGGTAGCTTTATCATTAGGGATTGTCGATGAGTTTGAAAAAGCGCATCTGGCAATTTTTGGTCCAAATAAGTTAGCTGCGAATTTAGAAGCAAGCAAGATTTTTTCTAAGGAGCTGATGGCAAAATATAAAGTGCCCACAGCTAATTTTAAAATATTCGATAGTGCTGATGAGGCAAAAAAATATATTGAGAAGATCGGCGCGCCTTGCGTAGTTAAGGCAGATGGATTGGCCGCGGGCAAAGGCGTGGTTGTGGCTAAAACCGTTGATGAGGCAAAAGATGCCGTGACGGCGATGATGCAGGATAAGGTTTTCGGTGATGCCGGCAAAAGAATAATTATTGAAGAGTGCCTTACAGGCCAAGAAGCATCTATCCTTGTAATTACAGATTCAAAAGAGGTGGTGGCTTTGGCATCGGCACAGGACCACAAAAGAGTATTTGATAATGACCAAGGGCCTAACACCGGCGGAATGGGCGCTTATTCACCTGCGTCTATAGTTACAGCGGATCTTTTTAAAGAGATAATGAAGAAAATAATTTATCCTACCATTGATGGCTTGGCTAAAGAGGGAATAGATTACCGGGGAGTGTTGTACGCCGGAGTAATGTTGACTAAGGATGGACTAAAAACCTTAGAGTTCAACGTTCGCTTCGGGGACCCTGAAACTGAGGCAATATTACCCAGATTAAAATCAGATTTAGTAGAGGTAATGTTAGCAACTAGCCAGGGGAAACTTTCAAAAATAAGGACTTTGGAATGGGACAGCCGTGCCTGTGTTTGTGTGGTTTGTGTCAGCGCAGGTTATCCGGGTAATTATACTAAAGATAAAGAAATCAGCGGGCTTGATCAGGCTGCTAAGTTAGATGACGTAATTGTTTTCCATGCCGGAACCAAGAAAGTCGGAAATAAAATTGTAACCAGCGGCGGTAGAGTTTTAGGAGTAACCGGTTTAGGCGCCACAATTAAGGATGCCATCAATCGAACGTATGCGGCGGTAGAAAAAATAAATTTCGAAGGAATGCATTTTAGAAAAGATATAGGATCTAAAGCAGTAAAATTCTAA
- the purE gene encoding 5-(carboxyamino)imidazole ribonucleotide mutase, which yields MSKISIIMGSQSDLETVNETIKVLKEFKVDFEAKILSAHRTPKEVAQYVEAAPDKGIKVFIAAAGMSAALAGVVAAHTILPVIGIPIETKNLKGLDSLLSTVQMPPGIPVACMAIGKSGAKNAALFALEILGISDTKIQAKLLNYKKQMRLKIKQTKIKL from the coding sequence ATGAGTAAAATAAGCATAATTATGGGCAGCCAGTCGGATCTGGAGACGGTGAATGAAACAATTAAGGTATTAAAAGAATTTAAAGTTGATTTTGAGGCTAAGATTTTATCCGCGCACAGGACGCCTAAAGAGGTGGCCCAATATGTAGAGGCAGCTCCTGATAAAGGAATAAAAGTTTTTATTGCTGCTGCCGGAATGTCTGCGGCTTTGGCCGGAGTGGTGGCTGCGCATACAATTTTACCGGTTATTGGTATACCTATTGAAACCAAAAATTTAAAAGGCCTGGATTCACTTTTATCAACCGTGCAGATGCCTCCGGGAATTCCGGTTGCCTGCATGGCTATTGGTAAGAGCGGAGCAAAGAACGCGGCACTTTTCGCGTTAGAAATACTTGGCATAAGTGATACTAAAATCCAAGCCAAGCTTCTTAATTACAAAAAGCAGATGCGCCTTAAAATTAAGCAGACTAAAATCAAATTATGA
- a CDS encoding L-threonylcarbamoyladenylate synthase, whose product MSLTKVIKINPVLLDEAHIKEAAKVITSGGLVIIPTETVYGVAASASNNNALDRLYEVKQRPKDKPFALLVADNEMVEELARDIPLAAYKLMRKFWPGPLTIILNAVKGGKIGLRMPDNQVVLEIIYEAQVPLACPSANISDHSAPVDFAQAIKDLDGLVDLAIDAGQTKLGVESTVVDLTVEPLKILRSGAIKDDQIMAAVKSKKILFVCTGNSCRSVMAEAYLKKLLAKQGRTDVEVSSAGMMALEGMGASEETREVLAKDGIDVSDHRTKRVTKELVDGADIILVMEKIHEERILQLAPEVKNRLFLLKEFARINDSNLNIADPIGGSFEFYQEIFYTIKDAVERISKII is encoded by the coding sequence ATGAGCCTGACAAAAGTTATAAAAATCAATCCTGTTTTACTTGATGAGGCGCATATTAAAGAGGCAGCTAAAGTTATAACTAGTGGCGGATTGGTGATTATCCCTACAGAGACTGTTTATGGAGTTGCTGCTAGCGCTTCAAACAATAATGCGCTGGATAGGCTTTATGAAGTTAAGCAGCGGCCTAAGGATAAACCTTTTGCGTTACTAGTTGCGGATAATGAGATGGTAGAGGAGCTTGCCCGGGATATTCCCTTAGCCGCATATAAACTAATGCGTAAATTTTGGCCGGGGCCGTTGACAATTATATTAAATGCAGTTAAGGGAGGCAAGATTGGGTTACGTATGCCAGATAATCAGGTTGTTTTAGAGATTATTTATGAAGCCCAGGTTCCGCTGGCATGCCCTTCTGCAAATATCTCTGATCATTCTGCGCCGGTTGATTTTGCGCAGGCAATTAAAGATTTGGATGGCTTGGTGGATTTAGCCATCGATGCTGGCCAAACGAAATTAGGAGTAGAATCTACGGTAGTTGATTTAACCGTTGAGCCATTAAAGATACTGCGAAGCGGTGCGATAAAAGATGACCAGATAATGGCAGCTGTGAAATCCAAAAAAATACTTTTTGTCTGTACCGGCAATTCCTGCCGCTCGGTAATGGCCGAAGCGTATTTAAAAAAACTTTTAGCAAAACAGGGCAGGACTGATGTGGAGGTAAGTTCAGCCGGAATGATGGCGCTTGAGGGTATGGGTGCCAGTGAAGAAACACGTGAGGTACTGGCAAAAGATGGTATAGATGTCAGTGATCATCGCACCAAAAGAGTAACTAAGGAATTAGTTGATGGAGCGGATATTATTTTGGTGATGGAAAAAATACATGAAGAGAGGATTTTACAGCTTGCGCCAGAGGTTAAAAATAGGCTTTTTTTATTAAAGGAATTTGCTAGAATAAATGACAGTAACTTGAATATTGCCGACCCAATAGGAGGGTCTTTTGAGTTTTATCAGGAGATTTTCTATACCATTAAAGACGCTGTAGAAAGGATAAGTAAAATTATATGA
- the rpiB gene encoding ribose 5-phosphate isomerase B, which produces MSKILIASDHAGFTLKEKLKNFLEKKGIGVKDLGTYSKERCDYPVFAYELAKDVSEGKSTRGILICKSGIGNSIVANRLPGVRAALCHNITIARLSREHNDSNVLVLGSAFVKADLAKRIISAWLNTKFLGGRHLKRLKLINQIDKNIRVDTRR; this is translated from the coding sequence ATGAGTAAAATATTAATTGCTTCGGATCATGCCGGGTTTACTTTAAAAGAAAAACTAAAAAATTTTCTTGAGAAAAAAGGAATCGGCGTAAAAGATTTGGGAACCTATTCCAAAGAGCGTTGCGATTATCCTGTATTTGCGTATGAGCTGGCTAAAGATGTATCCGAGGGTAAATCTACCAGAGGAATACTAATCTGTAAAAGCGGAATCGGTAATTCTATTGTTGCTAATCGTCTACCGGGTGTGCGCGCTGCGCTTTGCCATAATATTACTATAGCCAGATTAAGTCGGGAGCATAACGATAGCAATGTTTTGGTGCTGGGTTCAGCTTTTGTGAAAGCGGATTTGGCAAAGAGGATTATTTCGGCATGGCTTAATACTAAGTTTTTAGGAGGAAGACATCTTAAAAGATTAAAATTAATTAACCAGATTGATAAAAACATACGCGTAGACACCCGGCGCTAA
- a CDS encoding serine hydroxymethyltransferase → MCKVKHLKKTDPQVYAAIQKEIRRQNDNLEMIASENFTSLAVLEAQGSVLTNKYAEGYPGKRWYGGCENVDIVETLAIERAKTIFGAEHVNVQPHSGSQANMAVYFAAINPGDTVLAMDLAAGGHLTHGHPHNFSGRFFKMVGYGVDKKTEALDYDVIQELAKIHKPRMILAGASAYPRTIDFKRFRQIADSVGAYLFVDMAHIAGLIAAGIHPSPVPYAEFVTSTTHKTLRGPRGGFILCKKEFAKKIDSQIFPGIQGGPLMHVIAAKAVAFAEALTPEFKQYQIQLVKNCAELANALEKKGFRIVSGGTDTHLMLVDLNAKNTTGADASRILGEVNITVNKNLIPFDEKGPLVTSGIRLGTAAVSTRKMKEKEMQKIASLINDALENQTDLQKLAQIKKETIALTKKFPLYPELL, encoded by the coding sequence TTGTGCAAAGTGAAACATTTAAAGAAGACAGATCCGCAAGTTTACGCTGCAATCCAAAAAGAAATAAGGCGACAGAATGATAATTTGGAGATGATTGCCTCGGAGAATTTTACGTCGCTGGCGGTGTTAGAAGCGCAGGGCTCGGTGTTAACCAATAAATATGCCGAAGGATACCCGGGTAAGCGCTGGTACGGAGGATGCGAAAACGTTGATATTGTTGAAACTCTAGCAATAGAACGGGCTAAAACAATATTTGGCGCAGAGCATGTAAATGTCCAACCGCATTCCGGCTCACAAGCCAATATGGCAGTTTATTTTGCGGCGATAAATCCGGGTGACACAGTATTAGCTATGGATCTAGCTGCCGGAGGCCATCTTACTCACGGCCATCCGCATAATTTTTCCGGTAGATTTTTTAAGATGGTTGGCTACGGGGTAGATAAGAAAACTGAAGCTTTAGATTATGACGTAATTCAGGAATTAGCCAAAATCCATAAGCCAAGAATGATTTTAGCAGGCGCATCAGCATATCCCAGGACTATTGATTTTAAAAGATTCCGCCAGATCGCAGATAGCGTCGGGGCGTACCTCTTCGTGGATATGGCCCATATCGCAGGCTTAATCGCAGCCGGAATTCATCCGTCACCTGTGCCGTATGCTGAATTTGTAACTTCCACTACACATAAAACTCTACGTGGTCCGCGCGGAGGTTTTATTTTATGTAAAAAAGAGTTTGCCAAAAAAATTGACAGCCAAATTTTTCCCGGAATTCAAGGTGGGCCTCTAATGCATGTAATTGCGGCAAAAGCTGTGGCATTTGCCGAAGCCCTAACCCCTGAATTTAAACAATATCAGATTCAGTTGGTTAAAAACTGCGCGGAGCTAGCTAATGCGTTAGAAAAAAAAGGTTTTCGTATTGTTTCAGGAGGTACGGACACGCATTTGATGCTGGTAGATCTAAACGCCAAAAATACTACCGGAGCAGATGCCTCAAGGATTTTGGGTGAAGTTAATATTACGGTAAATAAAAACTTGATTCCATTTGATGAAAAAGGCCCGCTAGTTACCAGCGGTATCCGCTTAGGAACTGCGGCGGTAAGCACGCGTAAAATGAAAGAGAAAGAAATGCAGAAAATTGCCTCTTTAATCAATGATGCCTTAGAAAATCAAACAGACCTGCAAAAATTAGCGCAGATTAAAAAAGAGACCATTGCCTTAACCAAGAAATTTCCATTATATCCGGAGCTGTTATAA
- a CDS encoding cytidine/deoxycytidylate deaminase family protein → MRPTWDEYFLEMAQLVSKRSTCLRRSVGAVLVRDKRILATGYNGAPSGLKHCIEIGCLRQKLNIPSGERHELCRALHAEQNALIQSSLHGISVKGATLYATTQPCVICAKMLINAGIKEIVITQGYPDKMAIGLLNQAKIKVRKIATA, encoded by the coding sequence GTGCGGCCGACCTGGGATGAATATTTTTTGGAGATGGCTCAGCTTGTTTCTAAAAGGTCAACCTGCTTGCGCCGCAGCGTGGGGGCAGTCTTAGTAAGAGACAAAAGAATTCTGGCTACCGGTTACAACGGAGCGCCTAGCGGCCTCAAGCACTGCATTGAAATCGGCTGCCTGCGCCAGAAATTAAATATTCCATCCGGAGAGCGCCATGAACTCTGTCGCGCGCTGCATGCGGAGCAAAACGCGCTTATCCAGTCATCATTGCACGGAATAAGTGTCAAAGGCGCCACATTATATGCCACTACCCAGCCTTGTGTTATTTGCGCCAAAATGCTAATTAACGCCGGAATAAAAGAGATTGTGATTACCCAAGGTTATCCGGATAAAATGGCGATTGGGTTATTGAACCAGGCAAAAATTAAAGTAAGGAAAATAGCAACAGCTTGA
- the nrdR gene encoding transcriptional regulator NrdR, protein MRCPFCGFKEDKVVDSRATGEESAVRRRRQCLKCGKRFTTYEYIEENSLLVIKKDGRRQAFDRKKILAGIIRACEKRPVGVDRMEDVVTQVERAIQKKSDREVSASRIGELVMERLKLIDDVAYVRFASVYRQFKDVGQFMVELKDILGKDKKKK, encoded by the coding sequence ATGAGATGCCCGTTTTGCGGATTTAAAGAAGATAAAGTTGTGGATTCCCGCGCTACCGGTGAAGAATCGGCGGTCAGGCGCAGGAGGCAATGCTTAAAGTGCGGTAAGCGCTTCACTACTTATGAATATATTGAAGAGAATTCTCTGCTGGTGATTAAAAAAGACGGCCGCCGTCAGGCATTTGACCGCAAAAAAATATTAGCCGGAATAATCCGCGCCTGCGAAAAAAGGCCGGTGGGTGTTGATAGGATGGAGGATGTAGTTACGCAGGTTGAGCGTGCCATCCAGAAAAAGAGCGACCGGGAGGTTTCAGCAAGCCGGATCGGTGAACTGGTAATGGAGAGGCTCAAATTAATCGATGATGTCGCTTACGTACGTTTTGCCTCAGTCTACCGCCAGTTCAAAGACGTCGGCCAGTTTATGGTGGAATTAAAAGATATTCTAGGTAAAGATAAGAAAAAGAAGTAA
- a CDS encoding type II toxin-antitoxin system RelE/ParE family toxin, with amino-acid sequence MIKKLNFVGSSQEDIKDFPEEVRLDIGYALFVAQRGEKSEAAKPLRGFGGAGVLEIVENFEGNTYRAVYTVKFSNALYVLHCFQKKSKHGIKTPQQDINLIKQRLRTVEEEYNIYYK; translated from the coding sequence ATGATTAAGAAATTGAATTTTGTAGGTTCATCTCAAGAAGATATTAAGGATTTTCCGGAAGAAGTACGTTTAGACATCGGTTATGCGCTCTTTGTAGCTCAGAGAGGGGAAAAGTCGGAAGCGGCAAAGCCTTTGAGGGGGTTTGGTGGAGCCGGAGTCTTGGAAATCGTTGAGAACTTTGAGGGTAATACGTATCGGGCAGTTTATACCGTGAAATTCTCCAATGCGCTGTATGTGTTGCATTGTTTTCAAAAAAAGTCCAAACACGGTATTAAAACGCCACAACAAGATATTAATTTAATTAAACAGCGTTTACGAACAGTAGAAGAAGAGTATAATATATATTATAAATGA
- a CDS encoding helix-turn-helix transcriptional regulator → MSINKNIHKGSGNVFADIGLAFPERVQARAEIMLLIAGIIKKRGLTQKQASKLLGIPQSKVSCLVNGKLSMFSLDHLFQLLNLLGNDVEITVKPKTKAERIATTHVLQLA, encoded by the coding sequence ATGAGCATTAATAAAAATATTCATAAAGGAAGTGGTAATGTTTTTGCGGACATCGGGCTTGCTTTTCCCGAAAGAGTCCAAGCTCGGGCTGAGATAATGTTACTCATTGCGGGAATCATCAAAAAACGCGGCCTGACCCAAAAACAAGCATCTAAGCTTTTAGGGATTCCTCAGTCCAAAGTTTCCTGTTTAGTCAATGGTAAGCTTAGTATGTTTTCTCTGGATCATCTTTTCCAGCTATTAAATTTATTAGGTAATGACGTCGAGATCACCGTAAAACCGAAAACTAAAGCTGAAAGAATAGCCACAACACACGTTTTACAACTGGCTTAA
- the recQ gene encoding DNA helicase RecQ has product MSACLKSYWGYTQFRPWQEDTILAILDERETLTILPTGGGKSLCFQLPALLKDGMAVVISPLISLMKDQVDGLKDMGISAECLNSSQTASQQRAVIERIRDSQIKLLYISPERLQTEETMELLRSATLSFFVIDEAHCISHWGHDFRDEYRQLGNIKDNFPGINIHAFTATATKEVQEDILSQLRFVSPRINIASVDRPNLAYRVMPRQSIIPQLTEVLEKHSKEAGIIYCLRRKDVDDISQKLNKLGYKNLPYHAGLTDEERHANQERFIREEVNIIVATVAFGMGIDRSDIRFVIHAAMPKSIEHYHQETGRAGRDGLPSYCYMFYGGGDFRVWEFFSKQSANRQVMLDKLRIMYNFCTQPQCRHKVFVNYFGQQYQQPTCQACDYCLGEVDMVDDPLQLGQTILNCVATVRYGDDQGFGAGYLANVLKGNITDQITRWGHDAHPNFGTMSSQTLNFIRYLIEQLIGQGFLERQGEYDTLGLTDFGQKLLSGEVAPILAKPLVAEKKKAISARQKAKKAQDFAGVDEELFELLRAKRSELARKQGVPAYIIFGDKSLKDMATRKPTTRAAFSEVFGVGEHKLKTYADQFISVIKQHIK; this is encoded by the coding sequence ATGTCCGCTTGCCTCAAGAGCTACTGGGGTTACACCCAGTTTCGGCCTTGGCAGGAGGATACTATTTTGGCCATTCTCGATGAGCGGGAAACCTTGACCATCCTACCCACCGGCGGCGGCAAATCGCTATGTTTTCAGCTTCCGGCTTTGTTAAAGGATGGTATGGCAGTAGTTATCTCACCCCTAATTTCTCTAATGAAGGATCAAGTCGATGGCCTTAAAGATATGGGTATCTCCGCCGAATGCCTTAACTCCAGTCAGACCGCCAGCCAGCAGCGCGCGGTGATCGAGCGTATCCGCGACAGTCAGATTAAACTTTTGTATATTTCTCCTGAACGCCTGCAAACTGAAGAGACTATGGAGTTATTAAGATCAGCCACTTTGTCATTCTTTGTGATCGATGAAGCGCATTGCATTAGCCATTGGGGCCATGATTTTCGGGATGAATACCGCCAGCTCGGTAATATCAAAGATAATTTCCCGGGAATAAATATTCATGCTTTTACCGCTACCGCCACCAAAGAAGTCCAGGAAGATATTCTTAGCCAGCTTAGGTTCGTTAGCCCGCGGATCAACATCGCCTCAGTTGACCGTCCCAATCTGGCCTATCGGGTTATGCCTCGGCAGAGTATTATTCCTCAGCTGACTGAAGTTTTAGAGAAGCATTCTAAAGAAGCCGGGATCATTTATTGCCTGCGCCGCAAAGACGTGGATGATATTTCCCAAAAGCTAAATAAATTAGGATATAAAAATTTGCCTTACCACGCAGGGCTAACCGACGAAGAGCGTCATGCCAACCAGGAGCGTTTTATCCGCGAAGAAGTCAATATTATCGTCGCCACTGTAGCTTTTGGCATGGGCATCGACCGTTCGGATATCCGTTTTGTAATTCACGCCGCTATGCCCAAGAGTATCGAGCATTACCATCAGGAAACCGGACGCGCCGGCCGGGACGGTTTGCCTTCATACTGCTACATGTTTTACGGAGGGGGAGATTTCCGAGTCTGGGAATTTTTCTCCAAACAGTCTGCCAATCGCCAGGTCATGCTGGATAAATTAAGGATTATGTATAATTTTTGCACTCAGCCCCAATGCCGGCATAAAGTTTTCGTCAATTACTTTGGCCAGCAATATCAGCAGCCAACTTGTCAGGCCTGTGATTATTGCCTGGGCGAAGTGGATATGGTTGATGATCCGTTGCAGCTGGGCCAAACAATACTTAATTGTGTCGCCACCGTTAGATACGGCGATGACCAGGGTTTTGGCGCCGGATACCTAGCTAATGTTTTAAAAGGAAACATCACCGACCAGATCACGAGATGGGGACACGATGCTCATCCAAATTTTGGTACAATGTCTAGCCAAACGCTTAATTTTATCCGCTACCTGATCGAACAGCTTATCGGCCAGGGTTTCTTGGAACGTCAGGGCGAATATGATACTCTTGGTTTAACTGATTTTGGCCAGAAACTTCTAAGCGGAGAGGTGGCTCCGATATTAGCCAAGCCACTAGTCGCTGAGAAAAAGAAAGCCATCAGCGCCCGCCAAAAAGCCAAAAAAGCCCAAGATTTCGCCGGGGTGGATGAGGAATTATTCGAATTACTCCGCGCCAAACGATCCGAATTAGCCAGAAAACAAGGCGTCCCCGCCTACATCATCTTCGGCGACAAGTCGCTAAAGGATATGGCCACCCGCAAGCCCACCACCCGAGCAGCCTTCTCCGAGGTCTTCGGGGTCGGTGAACACAAACTAAAAACCTACGCCGATCAGTTCATAAGCGTGATCAAACAGCATATCAAATAG
- a CDS encoding DNA adenine methylase: MITALKQAKPFLKWAGGKGQLLNQFKTYFPLELNGKGIIKHYYEPFLGSGAVFFWVKQNCKLKDAFINEFNPDIYLCYAAIQNSVEKVIKSLRALEKKYYSFDSVAQEELYYEIRHKYNVTRKNIDFKHSQVKNYLNRAASTIFLNRTCFNGLYRVNSKGDFNVPFGRYKNPTICNDDNLRAVSELLQGAVITNDDFGVVERQIKASSFVYFDPPYRPLNKTSNFTSYSASEFNDSEQQRLSAVFKKLNNINGVKLMLSNSDPKNEDKDDNFFDKLYSGFRIERLKARRMINCDASKRSEINEILVMNY; the protein is encoded by the coding sequence ATGATTACGGCGTTAAAGCAAGCTAAGCCGTTTCTAAAATGGGCAGGAGGTAAGGGGCAGCTCCTCAACCAATTTAAGACATATTTTCCTCTGGAACTAAACGGCAAGGGGATTATTAAACATTATTATGAGCCATTTCTAGGCAGCGGAGCTGTTTTTTTCTGGGTCAAACAAAATTGTAAACTGAAAGACGCTTTTATTAACGAATTTAACCCTGATATATATTTGTGTTATGCGGCAATCCAAAACAGTGTTGAGAAAGTAATTAAGTCGTTGCGAGCATTGGAGAAAAAATATTATTCTTTTGATAGTGTAGCCCAAGAAGAATTATATTATGAAATTAGGCACAAGTATAATGTTACGAGAAAGAATATAGATTTTAAGCATTCTCAGGTTAAGAATTATCTTAATCGAGCCGCATCAACTATTTTTTTAAATCGTACTTGTTTTAATGGATTATACAGGGTTAATTCCAAGGGAGATTTTAATGTTCCTTTCGGCAGGTATAAAAATCCAACCATTTGTAATGATGATAATCTTAGGGCAGTAAGTGAGCTTTTGCAGGGAGCAGTAATAACTAATGATGATTTCGGCGTAGTCGAGCGGCAAATCAAAGCATCATCTTTTGTTTACTTCGATCCCCCGTATAGGCCTTTGAATAAAACATCCAATTTTACTTCATATTCTGCCAGTGAGTTTAATGATAGTGAACAGCAACGTCTTTCTGCTGTGTTTAAAAAGTTAAATAACATTAATGGCGTAAAACTTATGCTTAGCAATTCTGACCCTAAGAATGAGGATAAGGACGATAATTTTTTTGATAAGCTATATAGTGGTTTTCGCATTGAGCGTCTAAAAGCTCGAAGAATGATAAACTGTGATGCTTCAAAACGGAGCGAGATTAACGAGATTCTGGTCATGAATTATTAA